GTTTAACACTTTGACGCTTCAATTTGTTTGCATTAACACCGCACAGCTTGCGTTTTTTCGCTGTTATTAAATCTTCGTTACTGGTACGCCGGAAATCGTTAAATTTCACTGTTCTCTCTTCTTCGAAACTCCGCTTGTAATCATTCGGTTCGTGCGATCTTTGCGAATCGCGTCTTAATTTTCTCGCTATCTGCCTGGCTCGCTCCATTTTTAACTTGTTACGCAACGCATTTTTtctcgttacatttttaagacTGGCACTTCTGTTGTCGATAGAAACTTGCTTCTCCATCTCATTGTTATGAATGTTGCGCTTGTGATAAGATACATTAGACTTTGCTTCGCCAGTTTcgtttttaagaataacgtcGAAACAGGTTGTCCTGATGTTTGACACGTCGATGGtcgttttgtttttatcaatCGTATGCAATGCAGCCGATGGTTCTGTAACAAAGTCGAGCTCCCAAAATCTAGTGCCGCCTAAATGATACGACATGCTTTTCTCGATGGGCCACGCTTgatctaataattttctttcattttcagtcatttttttatccttGACTCTGTCATCTTTGAATCTTCCATTCTGTGTTTGCGTCGATGTTTCATTCTCCTTGTAATTcatataatctatataatataaaaattagaaagatatttgcatattataaTGTTGAACGCTGTAcaagaaaagatatattttctaatattgcattaaaatctTGAAAGTTAATGAACTGTAGTACAGCCATAGTGCACAAcagttttgtataatataaatatgtataatcaaataaattaaaaaattaaagtattgaaaaaatttttattcatcgtACCTTCTATCAAATCCTCGATATAATCTTTTtcatcttctatttttttctcagctTCTTCTGACAGTTCATCTTCTTCTAGATCTTCATCTTTCTCTTCGACCTCATAGTATGGTGTTGTAATTTTCTTACCGAATTCAGTTCTATAAATATCATTCGATTCAGATAAAATTGCTGTCAATTTGTCTTTATTTGGTTTAGTAGATAATACTTCATGCGTTTGTTTATCCTCATTATAATTGAGATGTAATACGTTCACCGTATAAAATCCATTTTCTTCGGTTGTTGCAGTTGTTACTTTTTGATTCGAAATATTGTCTCTACTTTCCTTTGACCAAAATCGTTCATTGTTTTCTATTAATGAAACGTCCCTTTTTTGGATACTTGCTTTGTCATCAGTGaggaaattatttcttttttcagaaattaaattatatctgaagaaagcgttttttgttttatcttcCTTATTGTCTAACATAGATATTGCGGTTGGTTGAAAGAAACTTTTATGATCCAAAACACGTTGTTCATATAAAGGAGTTCTATTTAGAAATTTGTCAGTCATATTTCTTTGCATGTCAgtattagttttaattgttttttgaaaatttatttttttgtaaatcctAGCGAAACCTTTAAAATGTCGCAGCGGCTTCGTGGTTTCATTGCTCAACCATTCATTACGCGACAGCTGCAGATTGTCAATTTTACGCGTAGTGTCTATTATCCTTCCGCGATACCGAAGATCTAATGGAACATCTCTCTTTggccttttaatttttctcgtaCTTTGTAAAGCAAGAAGCTTTCTACTTAATCGACCGACTGACTTCTCTTCATTTCTCTCGGGTATGTACGGCAAACAGATCTTTTTGGTTTCAAtgtctcttcttcttttatcTAAGGGTATCGTcgtattttctaaaacattcAAACATATCCGTTTCGTCACGATTTCTTCTTCCTGCGTGATAGTTTTTTTAGGTGTATGATTCGTTCGTTTTTCCTCTTcaatgtcttttatttttgtatgttgAGACGTTACCATCTTCGTTGTCATTTggttttctttcttctcaGTTATCCTTTTAATCTGCGTTGTTGGGACTTTTACAGTGGTTCTTTCAGTCGGCGGCACTGGCGTCGATAAACTTGTGAGCACAGTTGATTTTTTCGACGATGTAACTGACgcttttttcttctcaaacTCTTCCATATACTTTTCAAATTCCTTTATATCTCTCtctaattttttctctctttccaataaaatcttttctctttcctctAACTTGCGTTCTTTCCAACGCAATTCTTCTTTCAATCTTTCTATTTCCTCTTCTATTTCCTCATATTTTATCTCTGTAGTCGTGATAATAACCAAAGTTGACGAAACAGTTGTGCTAGTAAACTCTAATGCCGGTGAAGTAAATAAAGGTTTACCATAAATATCCGTATAAATTGCTGTGTATCTTTCTGCGGTGTACCAAGCAGGAGTTGAAACTGAAGTTGGACTGACTTCCTCAAATCTTTCACTAAACGTAGCAATGGGTAGTGTGACAAATTTACCAATAGTTGATGTAATTGGACTGGTAATAGTAGGCGAAACAAATAAAGGTTCGCTGTAAAAGGTTACGTAGCTTGTAGTATACGTTTCTTCGATAGTATAAGGAGTCGTTGTTTGAATTGTAGGTAAACCGATACTATATGAATCCGTGACAGACGTAGTTACATACGGCGTCGGAGTTACATAATACGTAATTTGTACTTTTTCTGTTTCTTCTACGGGATATGTAATAGATGTGCTCTCTGTAATATAAGGTTTAACTGTCTCCTCTGTTTCTTCTGCATACGTCATAAATGTACTTTCTTTCATAGTCGTTGTCTCCGTAGTAAATGCAGTTTCCTCCGTGATACTGAATGGAGTTGTTTCAGATACGTAACTTGCGGTATACATTTCTTCGATGGTATAAAAAGTCGTACTTTCAATTGTAGCCAAACCAAGGGTATATAAATCCATAGGTGCAGTGACGTATGACGTTACGGTGACATAttctttctcctcctcctttgCAATGTATATAATAGATGTACTTTTCTCTGTTGTGTAGTATGTAACTTCCTCTGTTTCTTCTGTAGCATATGTGATAGACGTACTTCCTTCTGTTGTCATTTCTTCTGTCTTCTCCGTAGTATATGTCGTAGATGTAATTTCTTCTGTAACGCTAAATGGAGTTGTTTCACTTGAAATCGTACTAATTTCGACTAAACTCGATGTAGTAAACATATCAAAACTAGGAGATGCGACTTCAGTCTCTGTGATAGTGGAGACTGTCAAATTTGCTGTACCAACAGTCTCAACGGGAGATGTAATTGAGACGGCGATAGTGGTCGTCGTGACATTACCCTCGGTTGTACCAGctattattgtaacatttttttccttctctttttcacGTTGCATCATTTTCCTGcgtttctccttttctttGCCCCACTGTTTTTCCCTCTCCTTCagcttttcttctctctccgcCATCTCTCTCTCATACTGTTTAAGATCATCGAGTCGTTGCAACAACTGTTTTCTCTGTTCTTCTCGTCCGACAGTTTTACTTGTCGTAGTAAATTCAACTTCAGCCTCAGATGTGATAAACGGCGTGATACGCGGAAGGGTCACTTCTTCATCCGTTATCGCCAAAGTAACTTCAGTTTTAAAAGCCTCCTTCTCCGTTAATGTTGTTAGCGCCGGTGATACGGAGAAAGAAGTTAACTTCTCTACAATCTCAGTGTCTGTCGAAACCTCTTCTGCTGTCGTAGTTCTTTTCAATATAATCTCCGGAATTTCTTTAGGCTTGGTGACAAATTTTGGCAAGATAAAGCGTTCTGCATCCGTATACCTGGGAGCAATTGTTAGATATTCAAGTGGTTCTGTCGGGATTCTGAAAGTTGTCGAAGGGGGAAGAGTGTACTCCTCGGTAGTGCCAAAGCTTAACCACGTCGTCGTTGTTGATTCTGTCTCTTCACTCGCGGCAGACgcggtaaatttaatttctacctCAACCGTCGTTACATTCTCAAATATCGCCGATGTTGACGTTTCCAAGGAAGAAGTCGAAGTAACTTCTTCGGTATAAGATATTTCCGCGGTAGCCGTCGTTGAAGTCTCATTAGTATAAGTCAATGTAGTCTCGAAAGATGTTGAGTATCTTGTTAACTCGGAAGTCCCTACTTTGTACGGAGTTGTACCTTTGTCAAAAGGCGGACTTGTCGCCTTTTCTGTAgacaattttgtatattttaccgCTACTGTTGTCCTTTTCTTCGTCGTGGTTTCATATTCCTCGTAATAATGCCATTCGCTCGGTATTCCCGTCTCATATTCTTCGCACGCTTCATATTCCTCTTTGTAGAATGGttcttttgttacataatattcCGTTTCAGCTTCTAGAGTTTCTTCAGTAGTTGCTACCGAAACTGAAATAGCGGCCGTTGTTTCGATAAATAATGtggtagtatatattattggtGAACTTTCAGTCGTTGACGTTGTAAATTCTTCTGATACAGTTTCTGgcaatatagaaataatttctgaTACTTCTGGTACAGTGGGAGGCATTTCCGATGTAATTATTATCGACAGAACAGATTCGGAAAATGGAGCGAGTGTCACGATGACTCCAGTTTCTAAAATCGTTATATATTCCGGTCGTTCAGTAGTTGACAAGGGTATAACTGCCATCAAGCTTGTCTCCGTAATTTCTGTGGTAGTTTCTTCCAAAAGTGAAGTAGTAGTCACAGCTGTTATGAGTACTGAGCTGGTACCCGTAACACTTGTCTCTGTTTCTGACACTGTACTTGTTTCAGTAGAAGTTAAAGTAACTTTCGAAAGTGTAGATATTTCCTCAGTTGTTAGGGGAGTCACagtgacatttttttcaatcaattccATTTTTTCGGGTACCGTGGACAAAGTAATCGTTTCGATTACAAGAGGAGTTGCTTCCGTAGtcgtttcaataaaatatgaggGTGTTGTTCCTTCAGTgatagtaattttttctgtAGTAAGCCAAATCATTGTACGTTCTTTTGTACTGGTAGctgttattttttcttttgtgcttTCGTAGTAGTACTCTTCATATTCTGTTACAGAGAACGTCGTACTTTCGATGGTCTCAGTTAAAAAGGATGAAGTAATTAAAGTAGTTTTGTAAACTGTTGTTCCAGTATCCATTACAATAGTCGTGATTGGAATTTTAGTGACAGTAGGCGTTGTTaccgtaaaatatataacaggAGACATTGTACTTTCGAGGATTTCTGTTGTGATTACGGTAGCAGCTGTAGAAACTGTCGCATTCACGATCGTGATGGGTAATGTAGTTTGGATCTTTTCGATTGTAGACACCGTTGTAGAAATTACAGACGATACAGTCGTAGTTTGAGATGTCTCAAGTGAAGACGCTGTCGTCATAGATATCGGGGAGGCTGTAGTTTCTTCTGTTAAAAGTGTAGAAAGCGTAGTGTTCGGCGTTTCACTTGTCGTGCTTGTAATAAGCGTTGCTGTGGTTGGAactatagttttaaaaaaagttgtaaCAGGTTTTTTTGTCGTAGTCAAAAATGTGCTAGGAATTGTGGTAGGGAATATTTCACTTATCGTTGTATTTGTAATCAACGGCGTTGTActtgttaattttaacgtaGGAACTGTAGTTTTAATTGAAACTGTTGTAACAGGTGTTGTCGTAGAAGTGAAAGTGCTTTCAGTTGTTTCCACATGTGTAGTCGAAATCACCATTTCGGTGGTTTCTAAGCTTTCAGTGGATGTTGGAATTTCggtaattatttgaattttggtAGTTGATAGTATTTCCGTAATTGTTGGTGCTTTAGTGATAGTCGTTTTTTTAGTCGTTGGAATTTTGGTAGTTGCTAAAATTTCAGTAGATGTTACAGTTTCTGTAGTTACTACAGTTTCTGCAGTCGTTGGAATTGTGCTCGTTAATGTCTCGACGATTGTCGAAATTTCAGTAAACGTTGATATTTCCGTAATTGTTGGAATTTCGgtgattattgtaatttttgcaGACGTTGAAATCTCGGTAATTGTCAAATTTTCGGCCGAAgttgttttaatttcaataggCGTTAGAGTTTCAGTGGGCGTGATTGTTTTGGCACTTGTAATTCCTTTAGTAATTGGAGTTTTGAAAGTTGTCAAAATAGATATTGTAGTTTCTATAGTCGTTGGAATTGTACTGGTTGTTGGCATCTCGCTGGTTGTCGAAATTTCAATAGATGTTGGTGTTTTCGCAGTTGTTAAAGTTTGATTAATTGTTCGAATTTCAGTTATTGTAGTTTTTACAAACGTCGAAATTTCCGTAGCTGTTGTTGAACTTTCAGTAATGATTATTGTGGTTTCAGTAGGCGTTGAAGTTTCAATAGTTGTCGGGATTTCTGTAGCTGTTTCTTCCGCCGTTATAGTTTTCTCGATCTGTGTCACTGGGCTCTCGTCTTCTGGTGTTAACGTAGCTATCTCGACCTCTGTCGACGTACTCAAAATTGTTTCTGttctttctaaaattatagGCGAACTTGCGATTGCAGGAGTAATCtcagttttatacaaaatctcGCTAAATGTAGATTCTGATGTTTCAATTTGAGGACTCTTTGCCAGGGATATCGAAACTGGTATGATGGAAGTTGTAGTTTTAATCGTTAATTCTGTTTCCGTAGTCTTGACTAACGAAAGCGTCGCGAATGTATACAAAGACATATTTGTttcaacaaataaactttGCGCTATTTCCGTCGCCGAAGTCGTAGAGATAGGTTCCACAGTTTCTTCCGCCGTAGTCACGCTCTCAGCAATTAACGCAGTAGTCTCTTCGACCAAAGTTTCAGTGGCTGCAGGGATCGTAATTTTCAAAGTAATATCCGTCATACCCTCTAAAAATGAAGTCAACAGCATGACAGGTTCGATCgtgtatttttctatcgtcGGAATTACGATGGGAATCTCGGTTACTTCAGTAGTGAATGGCGCAACTACCGTTACGGGTATAGTAATGATCTCAGTGGTTAAGAATGCTTCGTCAATCGGAAGAATTGTTAATTCTGTCGTATAAAATAATGGCAACGTAGTTGGCATTGTAATGGTAAAAGCGCTCAGCGTAACCGGCAGTTGCGCCATTCTCGTATAATGTCGTTCGTCGTAGCTCTCGCTGTATTCAAAATCAGTAACCGTTACATACTCGTATAAAGACGATTCGGTCACTTCGAAAGCTTCTTTCTTTTCCGCTACTGTACTTAAAGCTGTAATTGTTTGTGCCTCGGTGAAATACAGCGAATATGTTAACGCAGAAAATTCTGTGGTTGTAAAAATCAGCGGTGGCAACGACCCCGTTAAATTCTGTGTGGTCACATCGGTTGCGTACTCTACGTAAGGTTTCTCAGTCTTATCCAACAATCGAAGTATGTCGAGATAAGCCGTTGCTTCTTTGTAAAATTGCGGATCAGtgggagagaattttttctccTTATCCTTGTTAGAAGTAGATATTTCGCCCGACACTACTTGCTCCGCATTGCGCTGCGTCAGATCGCGTTTGTCATTCGACGAGAAATGCGCAGAATTATCCTTCTTTGTAGACGTATCAAAGAAGGATGCTTTATTCAGTTGCATTATTGATTTGCTTATCTGATGATTTTGTGCGCGTCtacttgcaaaattattttccctCAATATGTTACTTTTAATCAAACGCGACGGTCTTGCAATAGGCGTCGTTGTGcgtttcattctttttaatcCGGATTCGATAAACTGTCGCATTGGCTTTACTCGCATCTCGTATAAACTTTTCGTTAGAGACttcaaatttctattaaatctcGAATGAGGCAATCTGCGTCCCTCAACGTCGCCTGATTTCGGAGACTCTCCCTCgttaaattttctctttttgacGAAGTTTCCGCGACCACCCTGTACGTCTGAATTGCTAATCGAATTCTCGCGCTTGCGAGACAATctcgttaatttatttaaaaagagatcGTTGggttttcttctaattttcaCGTTACGTTCTGCAACACCTTCGATCTTAATACGTCTGTTGTCTGAAGACTGATCGTTAACACTTTCTGTAGAGAGATCAGAATCGTAACGATCGACTTTGTCAGCTAGCCTCGCAAAATGTGTGTCCCTTCTGTCCTCTCGCTCGGTCCTCGCTGATCtgacattgttttttttatcgcaCAGTCTGTCTTGCACGTCGCTCAGGCTCCGATTGACTAATTTGATTGCGCTCAGCAATTTTTGTAACTCCGAGGATAACGGTTTAATTGCCGTTAAGAGAACGCGCGAATTTGCCACATCAGATTGCCCTTTCTTCAATGGCCATTCGGTATCTGGAGACAACGACGTAGATGTCACATACTCTTCCGTATTAAAGAGCCAATCGACTCCGGTGCTATAATTACTAAACGgcgttttatcaataaatctATTGTCGTAATCGAAATTGATAGAATGAGTTAACTTTTCGTTGTTATATTCGCTTGGAACTGACATTCCGTAttcttgattatttttgtttacaccCTCGCTATTTAAAACAGCGTTATTAACCAAGGTGCATGTAATATTCGAAAAGAAagtattatctttatttgcaGATGCGTCAAAGGCAGCGCCATGTCGCGTCGCAATGTCATCTATAAAGTCTACTGTAGGTTTATCTTCGTTGCATTCTGTCGAAAATTTAGAGTCGTCTTCTCGATCTTGTGGCATATCGAATACTTCTTTATCTTCATTAGTTAAGtcaatttcaacattttccAAAGTGACTGGCGTATATATATTGTCGTCGAGGGTGTCAAAAGTATCTCGGAAGCTCGCAGTTGTCAATTCGACACCAAACTCGTTGTACCCCGGAgatttttcgtaattttcgcTACCCTGAAACAAATTCTCATCGTCTAGTTTTGTCACAGACTCAACACTTGGTTGACCATTAATTCCCTTCAAAGATTCATCATAATTAGGAACATTAAGGGtggaagataataaaaatggcGGCAAGTCATAGGGATTGGTTCCGCCGCGTGAATGAACATCCACTATGGAAATATTGTCGTAATCCGAAACGGGAGAAGCAGTTTTATCGGGAATCTTGGAAACAGCGTCGATTGAATTCGGACGAATCTGAAAGGCGACGCCCGGATACAGGAAGTCGGGATAGGACGGCGGCACCGTGGGATTCGCGTTTTCTTCGGGAATACGTGAATCAAGGGTGGAGTATAAATAATTCGCGTTCTCATCAGATAAACGGTGATCGCCTCTCGGAAGATACGCTCTACCGACGTCTTTCACATCGTGGTGCATGTGCGCCTTGAACGAGAGAATAGCGGAGGTTGCATTATCCTTATCCCTTTCTAACGGTTTATATCTCTCAGGTATAATTATTCTATCTACGCCTGTCTCTTGGACATCCTTCAGAACGTACAGGTCCTTAGAAACCGgtactaataaaaatgttttattggaCCCCGTTAGACGATCATTAAATACTTCTTCTCTAGAAGTATATGGATTTGAAGAGCTTTTTCGTCCATTGTATCGCCGTTGAAATCCTTTAGGATAGCTGAAGCTCACGGAGGAATTCGCGCCAAGTATTTTAGGACGATACGCAGGGAgcagcattttattattcaatccTTCAAAGCTCTGTACATTGACCATAATTTTGGATTTCGGATTCGCAGTTTTGGAAAGTATTAGATTTCTTTTAGAACCATTCATGTCAAATAATCTCCGCGAATTTGGATATCGTTCGGCGATAGGGAATGCAGCCTCATTGAAGGAGCGATCGTAGTCTAAATTCTCATCGTCTCCGTTAATCATCTCCGTTTTCATCGTCGTAGAGTCTAGATTAATTGTGGCAACCGGAATAGTTGATTCCAAAACTTGCCAGATCGGAAATCCCTCCTCATCGACGTAGTCATCGCCCACGTAATCGTTCCGATAACGCGCGATTTTGCTATGAGAATTCTTCGCATATTTCTTCCCTTTTCGTAGATTTCGTTTGATTCGTTCTAACTTGTCTGGAATTTTACTGCTTTGTGGGGAGCCATCGATTTGATTCTCTATTAGCAATTGCCTGTTGTGCTTATTCACCATTTGAATTTCAGCATCGATAGGTATTTCAGATATTCTACTTTGCGTTGTATTTTTCTCATCAAAAATGTATCTCATGCCGTTACCTGCGAACGTCGGAGAAAGAGATGTTAGAAGAATATATGCGATAATATCAGAACAATTTTACTAACGGTCGTTGATACAAAATAaagcaagttttttttata
This genomic window from Monomorium pharaonis isolate MP-MQ-018 chromosome 8, ASM1337386v2, whole genome shotgun sequence contains:
- the LOC105831666 gene encoding uncharacterized protein LOC105831666 isoform X2; amino-acid sequence: MRYIFDEKNTTQSRISEIPIDAEIQMVNKHNRQLLIENQIDGSPQSSKIPDKLERIKRNLRKGKKYAKNSHSKIARYRNDYVGDDYVDEEGFPIWQVLESTIPVATINLDSTTMKTEMINGDDENLDYDRSFNEAAFPIAERYPNSRRLFDMNGSKRNLILSKTANPKSKIMVNVQSFEGLNNKMLLPAYRPKILGANSSVSFSYPKGFQRRYNGRKSSSNPYTSREEVFNDRLTGSNKTFLLVPVSKDLYVLKDVQETGVDRIIIPERYKPLERDKDNATSAILSFKAHMHHDVKDVGRAYLPRGDHRLSDENANYLYSTLDSRIPEENANPTVPPSYPDFLYPGVAFQIRPNSIDAVSKIPDKTASPVSDYDNISIVDVHSRGGTNPYDLPPFLLSSTLNVPNYDESLKGINGQPSVESVTKLDDENLFQGSENYEKSPGYNEFGVELTTASFRDTFDTLDDNIYTPVTLENVEIDLTNEDKEVFDMPQDREDDSKFSTECNEDKPTVDFIDDIATRHGAAFDASANKDNTFFSNITCTLVNNAVLNSEGVNKNNQEYGMSVPSEYNNEKLTHSINFDYDNRFIDKTPFSNYSTGVDWLFNTEEYVTSTSLSPDTEWPLKKGQSDVANSRVLLTAIKPLSSELQKLLSAIKLVNRSLSDVQDRLCDKKNNVRSARTEREDRRDTHFARLADKVDRYDSDLSTESVNDQSSDNRRIKIEGVAERNVKIRRKPNDLFLNKLTRLSRKRENSISNSDVQGGRGNFVKKRKFNEGESPKSGDVEGRRLPHSRFNRNLKSLTKSLYEMRVKPMRQFIESGLKRMKRTTTPIARPSRLIKSNILRENNFASRRAQNHQISKSIMQLNKASFFDTSTKKDNSAHFSSNDKRDLTQRNAEQVVSGEISTSNKDKEKKFSPTDPQFYKEATAYLDILRLLDKTEKPYVEYATDVTTQNLTGSLPPLIFTTTEFSALTYSLYFTEAQTITALSTVAEKKEAFEVTESSLYEYVTVTDFEYSESYDERHYTRMAQLPVTLSAFTITMPTTLPLFYTTELTILPIDEAFLTTEIITIPVTVVAPFTTEVTEIPIVIPTIEKYTIEPVMLLTSFLEGMTDITLKITIPAATETLVEETTALIAESVTTAEETVEPISTTSATEIAQSLFVETNMSLYTFATLSLVKTTETELTIKTTTSIIPVSISLAKSPQIETSESTFSEILYKTEITPAIASSPIILERTETILSTSTEVEIATLTPEDESPVTQIEKTITAEETATEIPTTIETSTPTETTIIITESSTTATEISTFVKTTITEIRTINQTLTTAKTPTSIEISTTSEMPTTSTIPTTIETTISILTTFKTPITKGITSAKTITPTETLTPIEIKTTSAENLTITEISTSAKITIITEIPTITEISTFTEISTIVETLTSTIPTTAETVVTTETVTSTEILATTKIPTTKKTTITKAPTITEILSTTKIQIITEIPTSTESLETTEMVISTTHVETTESTFTSTTTPVTTVSIKTTVPTLKLTSTTPLITNTTISEIFPTTIPSTFLTTTKKPVTTFFKTIVPTTATLITSTTSETPNTTLSTLLTEETTASPISMTTASSLETSQTTTVSSVISTTVSTIEKIQTTLPITIVNATVSTAATVITTEILESTMSPVIYFTVTTPTVTKIPITTIVMDTGTTVYKTTLITSSFLTETIESTTFSVTEYEEYYYESTKEKITATSTKERTMIWLTTEKITITEGTTPSYFIETTTEATPLVIETITLSTVPEKMELIEKNVTVTPLTTEEISTLSKVTLTSTETSTVSETETSVTGTSSVLITAVTTTSLLEETTTEITETSLMAVIPLSTTERPEYITILETGVIVTLAPFSESVLSIIITSEMPPTVPEVSEIISILPETVSEEFTTSTTESSPIIYTTTLFIETTAAISVSVATTEETLEAETEYYVTKEPFYKEEYEACEEYETGIPSEWHYYEEYETTTKKRTTVAVKYTKLSTEKATSPPFDKGTTPYKVGTSELTRYSTSFETTLTYTNETSTTATAEISYTEEVTSTSSLETSTSAIFENVTTVEVEIKFTASAASEETESTTTTWLSFGTTEEYTLPPSTTFRIPTEPLEYLTIAPRYTDAERFILPKFVTKPKEIPEIILKRTTTAEEVSTDTEIVEKLTSFSVSPALTTLTEKEAFKTEVTLAITDEEVTLPRITPFITSEAEVEFTTTSKTVGREEQRKQLLQRLDDLKQYEREMAEREEKLKEREKQWGKEKEKRRKMMQREKEKEKNVTIIAGTTEGNVTTTTIAVSITSPVETVGTANLTVSTITETEVASPSFDMFTTSSLVEISTISSETTPFSVTEEITSTTYTTEKTEEMTTEGSTSITYATEETEEVTYYTTEKSTSIIYIAKEEEKEYVTVTSYVTAPMDLYTLGLATIESTTFYTIEEMYTASYVSETTPFSITEETAFTTETTTMKESTFMTYAEETEETVKPYITESTSITYPVEETEKVQITYYVTPTPYVTTSVTDSYSIGLPTIQTTTPYTIEETYTTSYVTFYSEPLFVSPTITSPITSTIGKFVTLPIATFSERFEEVSPTSVSTPAWYTAERYTAIYTDIYGKPLFTSPALEFTSTTVSSTLVIITTTEIKYEEIEEEIERLKEELRWKERKLEEREKILLEREKKLERDIKEFEKYMEEFEKKKASVTSSKKSTVLTSLSTPVPPTERTTVKVPTTQIKRITEKKENQMTTKMVTSQHTKIKDIEEEKRTNHTPKKTITQEEEIVTKRICLNVLENTTIPLDKRRRDIETKKICLPYIPERNEEKSVGRLSRKLLALQSTRKIKRPKRDVPLDLRYRGRIIDTTRKIDNLQLSRNEWLSNETTKPLRHFKGFARIYKKINFQKTIKTNTDMQRNMTDKFLNRTPLYEQRVLDHKSFFQPTAISMLDNKEDKTKNAFFRYNLISEKRNNFLTDDKASIQKRDVSLIENNERFWSKESRDNISNQKVTTATTEENGFYTVNVLHLNYNEDKQTHEVLSTKPNKDKLTAILSESNDIYRTEFGKKITTPYYEVEEKDEDLEEDELSEEAEKKIEDEKDYIEDLIEDYMNYKENETSTQTQNGRFKDDRVKDKKMTENERKLLDQAWPIEKSMSYHLGGTRFWELDFVTEPSAALHTIDKNKTTIDVSNIRTTCFDVILKNETGEAKSNVSYHKRNIHNNEMEKQVSIDNRSASLKNVTRKNALRNKLKMERARQIARKLRRDSQRSHEPNDYKRSFEEERTVKFNDFRRTSNEDLITAKKRKLCGVNANKLKRQSVKHKDATNKHKKKQPAKSQTLQNVTNLRSIYNTGNCVANKKSNYRQTTTANQVKTTNNKKANEKLTHSTAANHKAKPRSRERKLHNCFNCICDVVNVISDIRSLLDRISFPLDEIKALNCSKYKDIQDKIVITTDSDMEETREFPQPHYNIESLKGQKYIKLEELEDNFKSDLEFDSDYDIVSLPGLNLNLPCNRDSEGITWLSSVSRPSYTWKRADGIALFGFVAENGDLELRNVNAKDTGNYTCVMTHINPDNEEPVETAYEIHLQVVTLPRYIVHGENRYHVRSCDERDLDALVTYLPLKLNSVICEADFCNAYVLTPTCSRSQITINILLVPSHIVKLMMIDPKRCNVVCLKTIQDKLSLILSTNLQIFLRKTIIFRLPHYEQRLVPVVKKSPFARRKRGKTDTNVSAGRSNNVGLFSSCPAGYGLRDIRCVPCNVGTYSEDGVSHCKKCPPGTYQPNHGARVCRTCTNPMTKGCYNMLWNSFSAVMVTLASIGAMLSICLLLLWLICCAKKKFCIKRIAGVVTKEDSFEKEKYMEEQPLIKDEDQQWYRIKKKKGKFYLNKKRRKQNERRKCGKTHVHDDEWELHRTKNAPVISPGSYQSHEDYNNHYPKRSHRRGPQLPECDFDT